A window of Hypomesus transpacificus isolate Combined female chromosome 7, fHypTra1, whole genome shotgun sequence genomic DNA:
CATCCTAAATGAAGCCCGTCAATATTCCTGAGAGACGAGAGAACATGACAGCGGTCAGAGCGAGTTCTACGAAAGGATTTCCCTCTGCTGACCGCTCGGTCCACAGAGACATGACTGCTGCTCTTGGCAAAGAAACTCTGGTAAATATGACCATTGTCCACCCAAAACCAACAGCTGgtacccctcctgccccctggggCCCTTTCCTCTCCGCTATCAGACGCTGTATTTATAGTGTGCTTCCCGGCCCAGCgaacagaacaacaacagaTAGCTGCCACAGATTGCACTGTGAGTTTCCACCCGAACCTCGCTACACCGGCCATTtgatctttttcttttcttctgtatTGTAATTTTTGGTGGGGCCAAAACACGAGCGGATACATCAACACAGGAAATGAGGCGTCCAGAATGGATGCAGGGACAAGAACTGCCTACACTGTGTTGTCGATGCATCATAACAAATACATATATATCTATATCATATCAACTTTCCTGCAGGTGGTAAATGTGTCATATCAGAGATAAtagctttttttttaaacaaccatACTGGGTCGTGGACGTTTCTCCACCTATTGAAGTAGGCCAAAGGCGGAACCAGGAGTCCCTGTCACCGTGCATACTACAGCCTCCATGACGACCCAGGAATGGATCCGAGTAACGCATGcaaccttcctcctctcagaaCTCCTGagggacgaggaagaggaggatgaggaggagcagagtgacGCCGGGCCGCCTCCCGGTTTGCCCCCCCGAGGCAGCTTCAGCCAGGACGCCACTCATCCGTACTACGACGTGGCTCGCCACGGCATCCTCCAGGTCACAGGTGAGCGCCAGCCCGCCGCCGCCCGCTATGCTAACTTCCCCTAGCCGCCGTCATCTCCatggctggaggaggctgtgagACCAGCGCCGTGGGGGACACCCCCGAGACTGATGGCTTTCGTCTTCGTCACGCAAAAGTAGCTCAGGTCGAGCAACACCAGCAGCGTGTTTGTGGTGCTTCAGTCATCCGTGCGGTATTCAAACGACACAATAAAGGAGTCCTAGAATcgttttcttgtgtgtgtgtgtgtgtgtgtgtgtgtatgaaatcgCTTTTCTAAAGCGAGATAAATCCTTCTATTCTACAGGAGGGTGTTAAGAATGCAGTTGATGATGAaagccttgccccccccccccccccccccccctgcaggtgtATTCAACCTGTTCCCTGATAACCCCGGAAAACTAAACATGACCCCGGTCCACACTGATCTCCTCTCTGAGATCAGACGTGGGGCTGAGGAACGGGGCCAGGGGTGAGCGAGGATTACCAGCTCTCtgatgcccctcccctcccctgtgctcccccccccccccccatccccatctctctctctctccaggggaTGACAATTATGGCAGGAAGCTGGTAATCTTCAGTAGCTGCTGCATGCCTCCGTCCCACCAGCTTAACCACCATCGCCTGCTAGAGTGAgtcagggggtgtgtgtgtgtgtatgtggatgttTTCCGGTCTTATCATGTGTGATCAAACTCCCTGCCCCAAACCCCCATAGATCAATAGTAGCTTTGTAGCCACAGCCAGGTCTGCAAGCGCTGTGCTGCTGAAAacccccctgctctgccccctGTCTGCAGGTACCTGAAGTACACCCTGGACCAGTACGTGGAGAGCGACTACACCGTAGTGTACTTCCACTACGGCCTGCGCAGCAGCAACAAGCCCTCGCTGCGCTGGCTCCGGGACGCCTACAGGGAGTTTGACAGGAAGTATGTCCCCCCTCCGTAGCCCTCCCTCAGCTCAGCCCAGCTCTCCTCAACTCCCCCTCTCTGTGCACCAGCCTCCAAGGAGGGGAGTTTTCCTAGTAGGAAGCGTATTTACACAAGGCTTCCAGGCTGATCGTTTAGTCCTTCCCCAGAGAGTATGTCTACTTAAGACTCTGCTCAATAATTTAGGAGGTGTGgaggtttttttatttttaggttGAGGGGAATTGGGAAACGTTAAGAAAAGCCAGAGCTTGTAATATGAGTGGAAGATTCAATTTTCTATGTCTGTCAAGTTTATCCATTCATCATCGGTCTgactatatattttttcttcttgATAATGCTCAAGGTACAAGAAGAACCTGAAAGCGCTGTATGTCGTCCACCCGACGAACTTCATCCGAATCATTTGGAACATATTCAAACCACTCATAAGGTatttccccccacccccgtttGGCCCACGGTCAACACAACGTCAGTCTCCGACCCACCCAaggcctcacctcccccccccctctgtccctccctctcccagccaCAAATTCGGGAAGAAGCTGACGTATGTCAACTACTTGGCGGAGCTCCGGGACCACCTCAACTGCGATCAGCTCATCGTCCCCCCTGACGTCCTCAGgtacccacccccctccccgggtCCCTCTCACAGTCAGGCCCCCCCTGCGCCCCACAGGGACCCGTCCATGCGTTCACCCCGGCCGTGTCCCCCTCTCCGCAGGCACGACGAGAAGCTGCGGGCCGCTCAGAAGGGAGGCCCCCCGCCCTCGGTGAGGTCCCCCCCGCCGCGGCCCCCACTGCCCACCCAGCAGTTTGGCGTCAGCCTGCAGTAGTGAGTGTCTGGTCgacggagccccccccccccccccgcatgcCGACCTTGTCGCCTGAACGCCCGACCTTGACCTTTTGGAAATGTTTCCGCCCACAGCATTAGGGAGAAGAACCGCCACGTCATGATCCCTCTCGTGATGTCCCAGACCGTCACCTACCTGAAACAGAAAGGTAGCTCGACGCTTCGGATTGTTCTACTCATTAGTAGTGAATGAGGCCATGTTAGCGAGATGCTAACTCCTCATAAGGCAGCACAAAACCCCTTGTATGGTATTTctaatcccccctccctccccccagggctCCAGACAGAGGGCATCTTCAGGAGGTCGGCTCGTGTGCAGCTCATCAAGGACATCCAGAAGCTCTACAACCTAGGTGAGCGCCGCCGGGCTCTACTAACGCCAGTGGCAGGaactctttgtctccctctaccAGAAAGAGGGATCAATATGGCTCAATCTCTACCGGCTCCGAGTAGAgatgcgtgcgcacacacacacacacgccttgtTGCCTACGGTCCTCAGATGGCAGTAGTATCCAGTGAAGTTTCCACTTCATTAATCCGCCCCCtccacgcgcacgcacgcacagatTTTGGAGATGGTATCAGTCCATTGTTAGCCATTATCGGATGATCATATTATCATTATATGACACGACATGCAATATGTACGCACACTGTGCGGTTGACTGCGTCACTGCCCAACCATATATACAATACTTTGTGCGTTGCGATAACCGACATCCACGCCCGCTTCCACACTACTGCTATTGCGAGAGCAGCTCATGAATGTTCCGGAAcgttccatctccccctccctccccccccagggaAGCCGGTGAGCTTTGAGGAGTACGAGGACGTCCACGTGCCGGCCGTCATCCTCAAGACCTTCCTCAGGGAGCTGCCCGAGCCCCTGCTCACCTTCCCACTGTACGGCTCGCTGCAGGACATCATccgtgagtctctctctctctctctgactctcactctctctctgactctcactctctctctgactctctctctctctctctctctctctctctctgacgagaggggaggtggggttgTTGGAGCAGAGTGACACGTGGGGGGCCTTTGATGGAAGTGGCGGAGGCGGAGACGGGAGGGGGCGGACGGTTGTCAATCCCGATACTCGACAACAAGACCTGGCCCTGCGTGTGATGGCTTTCAAAGGGAACCAATTACGGCCCTCCTCTATCATTTTTAGATCCAGTCTGTGTGTTCAGCTTTCGGGTAGGGCCGAGGTGCGAATTAGCCCCTGTGCATGgcgttggataaaagcgtctgccgaATGGACACATATTATCCACGCACAAATACGGGATGAGAGATATGATCTTCTGTATTCTCTTTCAGGAGTGGAGACCAGTCTGAGAGTGACCACATGCATGCAGATCGTGGGGAACCTTCCAGAACATAACTACATCGTCCTAAAGTACCTAACATGCTTCCTTCACATGGTAAAACCTTACACGCACCGTCTGAACATAAAGTATTTGTCACGTCAATGCTGCCGTCACAACACCCAAACTTAAACTCACTCTGTTGTCGAgattccccccccaaaaaacattccTCTTGCAGAGACGAGCATATGTCGCACAACCTGTGATTTTGAGAAACCCTAAAAATAGATGCGTTTCATCATCCTTTTTATGTCATCACTTTCCATCAacctagaccccccccccccccccccccccccccagggcaccagctgctcctccagagTAACACTGGTCTCCCCCTCATTCCACATGCCGCGTCCGTGCTACAGTAATGCACTGCTGTTCCGACTCTCTGTGGATGATCAATACGGAGCCACTGTATAATCTGGTGCTGATATCACCCTGGGCACCATTAGTCCGCACGACAAGTAACCGTTTAATCAGGGGAAACGGAGACACCTTCCAGGGCACAATGTTTGCTCAGCCTAACCCAAGCAGCTGGCTGGTACATTGTCATTCACCAACATCCATTCCATTTTGTgtcactcttttttttctcagtaCCCCCAGATACGAATCTGCTCTTGAGTAGATACACGTTCGTTGCATACACAAAAGTCTTGATTGGAATTGATCCAATTACAGAGGATTTACCAGATGCAATGTGGGACTAAAACAAGGGGCACTTATTAGCTTTGCTGGAGTGCTTTGTGGTCTTGCATTTACTGGAACCATTCCCCTCACAGTTTCTCCAGTAACACACATCCTGGTGACGTTGATAGCAAACGGTTTGGAAAACTCCATTACCCATACTACTTAGTTTACcataacaaaaaaaatgtttgttttacatGATGCCACAAATACCAGGACTTACTATATCCGGTAGCATTTTGCAATGTGACCATGCTTTTCTGGCTATTCTgtcccacaatcctttgcgcagCGGAAGGAGTCAACGGTATAATAGCTAGCCAATACGAACCTGTCTGTGCCAATTCCAGTGATAAAGTAGTCTATCCCAATTGTATTCATACTGCATGCAATAGTACGTAAGTGACGCTGCAGTTGTGACTGGAGGCCAATGTGGTGATATCGTTCCCCCCCCTGTGCCGGCAGGTGTCCCAGGAGAGCATCCACAACAAGATGAGCCCCTCCAacctggcctgtgtgtttggggtgaACCTGGCCCGCCCCCCCCAGGGCTCCATGTCCCTGACCGCCCTCACGCCCCTCAACATCTTCACCGAGCTCCTCATCGAGCACTACCCCACCGTGTTTGGCTCCCGCTGCCCCCCTGGACAGGTTACGCCCTGAGCCCAGCCCCCAGGATGGTCCCGGTTCTAGGATCAACGCAGCCCCGAGACCCAGGATAGCCCCCGGCCTTggcccccccccaggcctggcCCACCTGCTCCTTAACACAGCACCCCCATTTTCCCAGCTGTCAGACGCGGGTGCCTCGCACAACAACATGTTTCTTCCACTCTGTGAGCCTCTACATGGATTGTCTGTCGGCCCCTGTGCCCCTCAAGTCAAACGGCTCTCTCAAAGATCGTACACCGGATTGACTTTTTGCCGCCTAAAACGTGTATCGCGCTGACCCGAAGAGCGAGTTTAAACAATGCCGGAGCACCTGTGCCTTTTCTTTTTTGAAGACTTCAAGCAAAACCACTTTCACCCTGGAAATACCAGAGCTGGCGTTTCCGTGGTGACgtgcgggggaggggaggacggagCGGGTCCTGCGCTAACCTTGACGGCTCGGATCTCTGAGGTGATTTCGGCTGCGTGTCCAGGATATCAAGAGGGCTGACGGCAGATCTTCAGAACAAGAAGGTGGTTATCATTTCatgagctgtctctctctttatggcCCCCTGGTTTAAACAGACTGCAACACTCTGAACTGAACCTTGTTTGCTAGCGCTAGAGGGTACAAGCAAAAGCTTTCATGTCTGTAGTATTTTCCACCCCAATTTGTAATTGTATACTCGCTTCTCGGTTCAACATTGCTGTAACATTGAAAAGcagaagcttttttttttttcttaaatttTTTTGTAAAGTTCCATTGACGCCAAAGAAGATGATTGGTCGATTTGACCTTCAGATCCACCTTGCTGCTTTGAAATATGTATGTTACTGATATGCAAGCCACTGTAACCAATGCCTTTGCAGGATGCCAAGGCATCCTGTATGATACTGTCTGTGCTCCGCTCTCTGTACTCTGCATCGTCTGTTCTTGTTTGTTGGCAATATGGTTAAAAGTTTAGGCTTAGGGTGATTATGCAAACATATTTATTGAACTGTAGATGGGTTTATTTTGACTACTGACTGTTGTTGTAACTACATTCCTATTGTCTAATTTGACCACATTTGTGCATAGAATACAGTATTACCAATGATTTAACCCGCCACAAACATTGACATGATTGAGTACACGCTTAGGAAAACATTGACAGTTTCACCAAACATTTGTTCTGGAATTTTGTTTATTAATGATTAAACTTTTCATAAGAACTTGGTACAAAAAAGTGAGACTACTCTTTACCATTAACCAACTTCCATCAATCAACTTTTAATGCATCATAAAGAAAAACTACATTGGCATATGTAAGACAAACACTTTTCTATACACACTATCCACCGGGCAGTCCCCTTGTTAatgacaaagaaaaaaacactactTCAACAGACGTCTCCTTACCGATCTAAATTTATTGTGTAGTCTTCTCTCCCTTGCTACCGCCCCCTCATGGCGAAAGAATATTTTGACCATCGCAAGCTAAGAATGCATAATTggcaaacaataaaaaaatccaatgtttgttttcattttttttttgttcattgTTAAAAGAATATAAAAAACCGGAACTTCATCTCATTTGTTCAAATGTTTGTGTCGAGTGTATTAAAATAGATCTGTATAATATGCACTGCACAGTTACTCCCGGAGAAGATTCTGAAAATGGGCGAAGGAGGTCGGAGGCAACATATTTAGATgatggggggagtgggggggagggatggaacaCTGAGCACTAGCGATATGGTTCTCATTTTGCACATCCTTCGATCTGATACTGACTTCATTCCGAGTTGTTCTGCTACTACAGCTCATGCAGTGCGTCATGGACTGCTCCTCGTTCCCACCAGCGTGCAGCGCTACGTGCTAGGAAGGGCCTGATATGCGACAAATGGTGTCCATTCTGGCATTGGGTGGTACAGTAAGTGTCGCCCCTACGTGCAAGTGCCCTAGCTCTGCATGCCACGCTGCTACTGACAGCTCTTGCAGACACGACTGCCGACACAGAAATATCCTCATGCCCAATGCCAGCACAATCTGCCCTACTCTGCCCTCATCGCTCACTCACCCCTCCCAATGTGAGTCAAACCATGTTTTTGTTCATTTGGCAAGGCAAAACTTGATATGATCACGTAAGCTATTTATTGATAGAGCCCTGTGTTGGTGATTCTGTAGATACTGAATGAACAGTTTGTTCTTGATGGACGGTTTAGGTGGTTTGTTGTTTGACAGGGTGACTTCTCCATATAGCCCTCAATCTGTGAACTCGCCAGGCCCAGAGCGTCTACATAAACACAACTGATCTCATCCAAGGTTCCTTTAACTTTCTTTATCTCGAACGACTGGTGTGTGTTCTGATCTTAGAACAGAATAGACAAATCCCAGCGTCATATTGCTTAACTGAATTTGATTATTTCAACCAGAGCCTCTGGCCAGACCAGCATTGCTCAATTAGTCCAGTATTTTCTGTTCTCTAAGATGGCTGTTCTTTTGTCTGCCTGCGGTCATTCCAAAGAAACCAGGCCCAATTCCGTTCAGTActcctgtctgtgtgctcaaatgtcttagagagtctgatatgAAATGTATTCGTACTCCAAATTATTCTCTCTCATATTTGTTCGATCGTGTGCATCTACGGGTCGCAGTGAGGTTCGGCAAACCCATCGTTTGATAAATACGAGACAAATCATGATAGCGGTTtatgaaaaagaaaacaaatcgtGTTTCTGACTAAAAGTCTATGTGGAGCAGCAGGAAGACTAACTATAGAAAGAGTAACTCCGACTGAGCTGTCCCTATGCCAgctgactggtgtgtgtttataaaaTGCTATAAGAAAGAAACCCTGGATTGATCTACTTGAACTTGAGGCAGTGTTCATTTGTACCGTCTAACAGACTTCTCCAGGACAGAATTAGCAGGCTCATCTCTGTAAAATGTCAAGTCATGAAAGAACATCACatgagtaaaaaataaaaaagtgtgAGAGCAAAagctatatatatctatatataaaaaaaatcagGCAGGGAAAGTATCATAGACATATTTGATAGATGGAGTTCCCAGTACAAAAATGTAAGGTTTTTTGGCATATTTTCTATACTGGTGACAGGTAGAGGGTAGGGAAACTAATGGTGGGATCACACAAGTACAGGAACTCCAATGGCCCTTCAAAATGTCAGCTTTTGAGTGCATTGGAATATAAAGCAACACCTCGGGTAGTTGTGAGTCCAGTAAAAACAGAAGCCTGCGATAATAACACAACATATGTACAGTTCCTCTCCTGGTTTTTTACCACCACTCACGGTTTCAATCGACAGGCATCGGCATGAAAATACTAAATTCTCCTCTAGAAAGGCTAAATTCTGTAGTTATCTTAAATACTTTTTCTTTGAATTTTAACTCTATTAATACTGAAAAAATGTTATTCTCTGCTTTTTGTTTGAAGGCTCGTATGcttttacatacatacacaatgaCACTTCGCCCGCTCTTCTTTCACCTGAATTATTGTGGCAAACATTGTTCATAGGAGAATGAGAACAAACCAAACTACTCCAATATATTAATGTACAGTCCTTTGTTTCATAATTCCATTGTTTCTTTGTAACTACCACTACTCTAATGTTCTCTCTCACTATACGCAGAACAATAATTATACctgaaaaaaaaactcaaaaaatatTTCGGGCCCCACAGAATAACTTTTCCATATTGCTGTGGCAGCACTTTGTATCGAACAATTTTTTGTCATAAATACATTAAGGCCAagaacaataataaaaaaaacaacaaaaaaaacgataAATTAGAAAATAAATCTCGTAAGCACTGTAGGTGTTGGGTTTAAAAAATACTTGTTATGAATCGAGTGGAGGATATAgttttagttgtttttttttgtacgtTTTCTAGATTTCTCATCTTCTTTCAGCTCTCAATAAAAAAACGTATGGTTAGATATTATTCAATGGTACCTCGGACTTTGTCAAAAAAGAGCGTTGTCGTCAAGATGGTCAGGTGACCCGCGTCATTCCCCGGGCGGGCTGCTGACTTGGCTAAGATGCTGCAGCACAGGTAGGTGCTctgtagagggggagggaggacaatGGAGGGGGGGTCCATCTGGGTCAGTTGTtaccctgggtctgggtctggggcaGGCTCTTTTGCAGTAGCATGGAGGGTCCTGCGGGGGGCGACGTGGTGGCGGCGCTGGcgggcttgatccagggaggcagggagggcagggacAGCAGGGAGGCtcccgtggtggtggtggccgtCATGGTGACCTGGATCATCTGGTCGCGCTGGATCAGCCTGATGAGGGCCTTGAGGCGCTCCAGGGACGACTGcgtgtctctctgctggctcATCAGACCCTCCCGCCGCTCCATACACTTCTGCTGGGAAAGAGAACGAGGCTCACGCGGAGGAAGGAGAACTCCAGAAGTCTTGCCACTCCATTACAGTACAAGACGTAGGCGTGTGAATTGAATACTTTCCATGGCGCTGTGTCCATGTTTTCTAGGCTACATATTTCGGGGTGATGTTGTTGTCAAATGCATTTCTGGCCTTGGGATGACGAGTGTCCTAGCACTACagaagcagctgggtggagagggtgagaaggtgAGACGGTGGAGAGGGTGAGACggtggagagggtgagagggtgagagggtggagaaggtgaagagagtgagaaggtggagagggtgagagggtggaaagggtgagagagtagagagggtgagatggtggagagggtgagatggtggagagggtggagagggtgagCGGGTGGAGAGGTGGCGAGGGTgagaaggtggagagggtgAGATGGTGGAGAGGGTTagaaggtggagagggtggagaggtgaagagggtgagaaggtggagagggtgagagagtggagagggtgagagggtggagagggttaGAGGGTCATACCGTGAGGGATTTACTGAGTCTCTTGTCCTGTTCTTCCAGATGGGAGCAGTCCTTCTTCAGCTCACTGTTCCTCTTCAGcagcctcctcttctcctcctctctcactgtacgcacacacacacacacggacccaTGAGCACACGCTCATGCACACGCTCTCACTTCATATGTGTACGACACAGGTTGCTGTACGCGGAACTAGAAACCAAACAGAAACGGGACAAAACAGCGGTGTTCCTTCAGTATGCTCCTCACCTGTCTTGTGTGTGACGTATGACTGGACAAAGTTCTGGGGCCACGACATGTTTTCCTTGTTCAGAACCTTTGCAAGAGAAAGgaacaacagtttttttttcaggCATTGCTTTTAGCATTGTATCCTTCCAGTTTATCCCCTCccggttgccccccccccctccctccctcccccccccaacccctcattCCAAAAATGGTCGCCGCAGTACCTTCTTCTGGCACTTGGGGCAGTACCATGCCCCCCGGGGCGGGGTGCGAA
This region includes:
- the LOC124469484 gene encoding rho GTPase-activating protein 8-like, translated to MLKSLQTSTMISTTDLEQLAEIELLRDEEEEDEEEQSDAGPPPGLPPRGSFSQDATHPYYDVARHGILQVTGDDNYGRKLVIFSSCCMPPSHQLNHHRLLEYLKYTLDQYVESDYTVVYFHYGLRSSNKPSLRWLRDAYREFDRKYKKNLKALYVVHPTNFIRIIWNIFKPLISHKFGKKLTYVNYLAELRDHLNCDQLIVPPDVLRHDEKLRAAQKGGPPPSVRSPPPRPPLPTQQFGVSLQYIREKNRHVMIPLVMSQTVTYLKQKGLQTEGIFRRSARVQLIKDIQKLYNLGKPVSFEEYEDVHVPAVILKTFLRELPEPLLTFPLYGSLQDIIRVETSLRVTTCMQIVGNLPEHNYIVLKYLTCFLHMVSQESIHNKMSPSNLACVFGVNLARPPQGSMSLTALTPLNIFTELLIEHYPTVFGSRCPPGQVTP